From one Pecten maximus chromosome 8, xPecMax1.1, whole genome shotgun sequence genomic stretch:
- the LOC117332253 gene encoding hydroxyproline dehydrogenase-like, with protein MANALNSRCSRVIAVYVNFSGNIGPNHALHTTVQRRSDLSSGEGKKTVTSYVDGLSKDLQFDDYQKAFQSKSRWELARSIAIIKMCTNNKLVDNSLMLMNTGRKVLGDKLFDRLAKPTVYGQFVGGDTPESLLRTVVRMREMGVGPLVAVAMEEDTTDDNREGDRKYDRNLTTTLQCIEVICGLQDPNPMLQAKLTAIFPAKLCAAVSNGVIVLIDAEYTYLNPALNLLTLAMMLVCNGQKTLMFYTYQNYLKGMTEYLKRDMSFIHDHGVGFGTKLVRGAYIDKERLLAQTKGYPDPTNPSYRDTSDTYHNSMNTMLEGIARSPDKCSAIIASHNEDTVAKAVKRIVELKIDPKCGSLFFGQLYGMCDHVTNTLSEMKMPVYKAIPYGSVEDTLAYLSRRAMENRSVLTRANREKTLMWKALKSRR; from the exons ATGGCGAATGCCTTAAACAGTCGCTGCTCAAGAGTTATAGCGGTTTACGTGAACTTTTCGGGAAATATTGGACCAAATCACGCCTTACACACTACTGTTCAACGTCGATCCGACTTGTCCTCAGGAGAAGGTAAGAAAACAGTGACAAGTTATGTGGATGGCTTGTCTAAAGATCTACAATTCGATGATTATCAGAAGGCGTTCCAGTCAAAGTCACGTTGGGAGTTGGCCCGCTCCATCGCCATTATAAAGATGTGTACCAACAATAAGCTCGTGGACAACAGCCTCATG TTGATGAACACCGGCCGGAAGGTTCTTGGCGACAAATTATTTGATCGTTTGGCGAAACCTACGGTCTATGGTCAGTTTGTGGGCGGAGACACTCCAGAATCTCTACTTCGGACAGTGGTCAGGATGAGAGAGATGGGAGTCGGACCTTTAGTGGCCGTCGCCATGGAGGAAGACACGACAGATGATAACAG GGAAGGTGATCGAAAATATGACCGGAACTTAACAACCACTTTACAATGCATTGAGGTTATTTGCGGTCTTCAAGATCCCAACCCAATGTTGCAAGCAAAGCTGACGGCCATTTTCCCGGCAAAACTTTGT GCTGCTGTGTCAAACGGAGTAATAGTTTTGATTGACGCTGAATACACCTACCTTAATCCAGCTTTAAACCTCCTCACATTGGCCATGATGTTGGTCTGTAACGGACAAAAGACGCTGATGTTTTACACATACCAAAATTACCTCAAG GGGATGACCGAATACCTAAAGAGAGACATGTCCTTTATTCATGACCATGGTGTAGGATTCGGCACCAAACTCGTTCGAGGAGCTTACATAGATAAGGAGAGACTACTGGCACAAACCAAAGGTTATCCGGATCCTACTAATCCATCTTATCGGGACACATCGGACACGTACCATAACTCTATGAATACGATGCTGGAAGGTATCGCCCGGAGCCCTGATAAATGTTCTGCAATCATTGCCAGTCATAATGAAGATACTGTTGCTAAAGCAGTCAAGAG AATTGTGGAATTGAAGATAGACCCGAAATGTGGATCTTTATTCTTCGGCCAATTGTATGGGATGTGTGACCACGTGACAAACACTCTGA GTGAGATGAAGATGCCAGTTTACAAAGCAATACCTTACGGATCTGTGGAGGATACTCTCGCCTATCTATCACGGAGAGCCATGGAGAACCGATCGGTATTGACGAGGGCGAATAGAGAGAAAACTCTAATGTGGAAGGCCTTGAAGTCGCGCCGATAG